The sequence AAACTTATCAGAAGTATGAATCATATTGATGGAAAGGGTTTTTACATTCCCCTACGCATGTATTTGGATAGTGAAGCAAATGTATTTTTTAATGTGGCTCTTTTCTCCAGCATTTAAAATTTGAGATACTGTTTCATGTTAGGCGATAGTATAGAATATCAGCTTTATTTgatggtattttcatacatatgttTTACCATTTGGAAATGAAAGCactaagtatttggacaaattcactcaGTGTATTAAAGTAGACAAAAGTTGGgcaaaacataacccaaaacaaaCTGCATCCAACGAGtgtgtagtcacaagcttgatgtagtcattgcgtgtaaggaatatgggaccaaatactaaacttgacAACTTTAATACACTAAGCgactttgtccaaatacttaagACTTAACATGGGGGGAGTTAGATACATAAAgcgctttcatttctaaacagtaaaaccgatatgtatgaaaatactgtcaaataaaagatgacattctgtactgtcacctcatgaaacatttgatctcaaatccaaaatggagtataatttaaaaaatgttagcttcactgtccaaatacatatgaAGGGGACAGTATATTATATGGTTCCTGTGAGCATTACATTGTGGAATGACTTAAAAAAACATGTGTACCTCATATCCAGAAACGCTCGTATAGACACGGTCACATTTCAATGATACGAACTATTGACAATAGTACATATGTTTATTCTGTGTGCACTTGGGGTTGCTTGATAATCAGTATAAATACAGGTAGGTACGGGGTTCTCGTCGTATGCAATATTACAGCCTGTTCGACCATGTGAAGTGAATGAAACACTTCAGTAAGGCACAGGATCTGTTCAGGTACTGAAAAATAGGCTCCATAGAGGAGCCACAGATTTGGCAAAAGTCCACTTTACATTCTGATAAGTAGTAGACAGATAAGAACTGTGTTATGATCGTCCTCCGGTGTCCTATAGAACAAATGACTGCCAACCCAGGAAAGCATCCTTAGACCCTTTCATCATGTCCTATACTTAGTATTATAGACTGTCATGCTTTCCTGTGTCCAGGCCAATGAGTCTCAATTTGTACCATAGCAGTGCTCCAGGAGAGAAGGCCCATGATCACTGAGTCTGTCCCCCAGTGTGGAGCAACACGACCTGGCCTGCCAGCCCAACTTCCACCCCTCCCTTGGGTACCACGTACTGGGTACTGTCCCCAGCCCTCTGGGGATCTATCTCCCTGAGCTGGGCATTGCTTTGGGCCACCTTGTCCAGGTTCCACAGCTGGTAGCGCAGGCTCTTGCCCTGCTTGGCCAGGATGTATGCTTCTCTTGCCCCCACAGTGGGACAGGGGAATGGGCATGAGGGGCTGTCCTGGGGCAGGAGTAGCCAGGGCAGGGTGGGGTCAGGTTGGGTGTGCTCTCTGCTCAAGCTGTCCTGGTCCAGACCCAACAAGACAcctgggagagatagagaggttatAGGAAGGGTCAAATGTCAAGACATGggaattgagtgtgtgtgtgttgcagtcaaGGAGCTCCGGTCTAACCTGAGGCCACTGCCCAGTGTGCCCTGTGTCCGGTGCGTTGGCATGGCTCGTGGTTGAAATCCTCGTCATATCTGTGTTTATGCAGTCAAAGACCtcaaaacacatacagtacaaatcgCTTTACtcatatactgtataataaataTTCCAGATAACAGTTAGCTATTAACGTTGTATTTACTTCAAAATGTTATTGTAAAAGTGTCAAATACATGATAACAACCTAATAACTGCCACTAGGTTACCTTAAGAACAACATCTATCAGTAGCTAACGACACTACCCGAGACAGACTGACGGGAGCAGATGGGTCCTTCCGAACAGCctgaatgtgagagagtgtaaaggATCCGGGATGAGGACGGCTTGTCCGTCAGCCAGGTGTTTCAGGACGGCTGTTGAGTTGTCTCCACTCATCCCTCCTGACAGAAGCTCAGCCCTGCACCCACACACCTCCTCTGCAAGCATGGCCATGtcactagctgaatcagatacacacacacacacacacacacacacacacacacacattagtctcACTAATAAAGTATAGCTCTGCTGGTGTCGTTGAGAGTATGCAGCATAGAAGACTAAAG comes from Salmo salar chromosome ssa20, Ssal_v3.1, whole genome shotgun sequence and encodes:
- the actmap gene encoding actin maturation protease isoform X2 produces the protein MERPPPPPPPGPPPPTAASGPSKKKLYQAIAAGKTPVEGDHAEARLLLSQRESSFRKDLQWMLFNKYVPSLIQDGPQCGLVALWMAGHLLQPPLCVSMETVVQTAMDRGYTAQGEMFSASDMAMLAEEVCGCRAELLSGGMSGDNSTAVLKHLADGQAVLIPYDEDFNHEPCQRTGHRAHWAVASGVLLGLDQDSLSREHTQPDPTLPWLLLPQDSPSCPFPCPTVGAREAYILAKQGKSLRYQLWNLDKVAQSNAQLREIDPQRAGDSTQYVVPKGGVEVGLAGQVVLLHTGGQTQ
- the actmap gene encoding actin maturation protease isoform X1; protein product: MASDGEVLASLITQNCTAVTEGISMERPPPPPPPGPPPPTAASGPSKKKLYQAIAAGKTPVEGDHAEARLLLSQRESSFRKDLQWMLFNKYVPSLIQDGPQCGLVALWMAGHLLQPPLCVSMETVVQTAMDRGYTAQGEMFSASDMAMLAEEVCGCRAELLSGGMSGDNSTAVLKHLADGQAVLIPYDEDFNHEPCQRTGHRAHWAVASGVLLGLDQDSLSREHTQPDPTLPWLLLPQDSPSCPFPCPTVGAREAYILAKQGKSLRYQLWNLDKVAQSNAQLREIDPQRAGDSTQYVVPKGGVEVGLAGQVVLLHTGGQTQ